CCGACGATAATTGTTGATTACAAGGCACTGTACATCAATGACTACAGCAGGCGAATTCTTTGACAGAAATCCATGCACCGTgtatgaaaaagaaaacagagaagACTTTGGCTGATAATCTAACTCAGAAGATCATCGTCCTTTGTGCTTGCCCAAAGGAACCCACAGCTACAAACATCCCACAATAGCAAGAAGTCCACATATTCATTAATGACAATGCAGTTCTAGAGCCATCAAGTTTGAAGGGCTTATTATGCTTCGTTATACTCATTTTGtgcaaaaaaagaaatttactGGCTGCTATATACATAATAACATAAACAGAGAGAAGTTGAGAAGACTGCTAAATGCAAAGTTATACGGAAAAAATGCTACTATCTCCGCTTCCCAGCTCATTTAAATCGGTATTTACCTATCTTCAATGAAACAGATGATGTCCACATCTAAGACCCTGTGAAGAAGACCTAGCTATAACTCATTTTTCCATGCATAAGCACAAGGCTTGAGAGGTGGAATGTAGCAAGTATCTATTAAAGTAAGATCAATTCTCATGGAACCGATCTCTAATTACCGAATTTGAGCTTTTCAGCAGGATAAGTGCCATTTGACCTACTGAATTTTGCTTTTAGTGAAGCGTGCTTTGCACCACCAAATTGCCGAGTCTTTGGTGGCTTTTCTGGTTTATTAGCCTGCTCTTTGCCTCTTCTACTGTCAAGTCACATACCACATCCACAAGAATGAGCAAACTGGACATTGAAAAGAAAGACCAATGTACATCCAAACCATAGGCTATAGCTAAAATGTATGGCAACACGGACCTGATGTGTAGGATGAGAAACAACACTCCAGCAAGGGTTGTGCCTTTAACAAATGTTTTAAGCAGCGACCCTCTAAGGAACCTGTCCTCTTTTAAACCACCTCCTGCATCCTCCTCCTCATCCAAAGCATTTGCTGCACAAATGTCAAGGTTGCTCTGATTTCTTCCATCCTGTACAACATCATTCATTAATGCAAAGATGATAGGAGATTCAAGAGAACCACGGCATGAAGATCTACAAAAAGAACTAGTACTCACCTCATTTCCATCTCCAGAGAGATGTTGATTAGTCTTGTTATCTCCAGTAGAAGCCTGATGTCCCGCTCCATTAACATCCTGTGAATTCTTGGAAGAGGAGCTTGCCATTGACTTACATTCATTTGCGGGAGAAGCAAAATCATGATTGCAAAGTGAATCCTTCTGTAAATGCTGTGATTCTTGACAAGTAATATCTCTGACGATTACATCTTCATATTGCATGCTGCAAACGTGTATTTCATTCCCCTTCATTGGACATCTGCAACATGAAACCTTTGCTTCCCAAAAATTGTTATGATGTAGAGTCTCTAGAGGACTTTGATCCTTCCCCTGTTCCAAATAAGGATCTAACTCACACATACCCATCACTGCCTTCTTCAAATCTCCACTACTAATATCCTCCTCGTCATCTTCTGCAGAAGCCAAGCCTGCACAGCTTGCAGGATGCATGCTTCCCAGATATATTTGAGAATGACCACATACTTCAAATTTTTCTGACTCCCTGGCACTTGGTTGTCCATTCTCCGCACAAGTTGAAAGGGAAGCGGTGCAAAAGCCTTCATTTTCAAGTACCATCTTTGACTGTGATTCTTTAATATCAGTGCCTGAACGGTCGGACATGATATCATATGGAGGTGAGTCCTGTGTTTGACCTTCCGTATGAAAACCTTTGCCTTGGTCGTCAGTTTCATTTCCAAGAAACTCAATGGAGTTGAGTTCCACAATTGAAGAATCCCCGTAATTATATTGGTCATCGAATTCGAGGTTAAGCACCCTACCTAAAACAGAGGTCATGCTTGCCATAGATGCCACTTCCACATCTTCCATATCATCTGAATATCTGTGAGAAAACCCATTCTGAGAAACCTTCTGTTTTGAGCCTAATCCATGAGAATCCATACTCATAAAGAAATTACAAATATTGTCTTCTCCATCAAAGAAAATGGGACTATTGCCATCATTTCGAAGGACAACTGAATCTGAAAATGCTAAATAATCTGCAATAAAGTCCCCCTCTGCTACATTTTCACCCAATGAATCCAAGATATTAGAAGCATCTTTCCCCAGAGCATAGTCGATATCAGCTAGATCTGAAGCATTATTATTATAGGTAAGTCGTAAGTCATTATTCGCATGCAAGTTGTCAGCCTGATAACCATTTCTATAATTGTACGAAGAACAATGAATTCCAAGACCATTTCTCATGTCTGATCTCGATGCAGCTTGCCTTGCAGTATAAGGTCTGACTGCTGAAAAAGCACCTGGTGAGTCTTCTTTACAAGAGTTTAGGGTGGCAGGATGATCAAACTTTTCTGTGAATAAGCTATATGATTCCCTTCCACAATAAGCGCTTTCTGCCTCATCAGACTCTTCAGAACAAGAATCATAGTGTCCACTATAAGATGGAATTAATGTTTTCTACAGAAGACAAAAAATATTACTAGTCAAAAATTAAAAGCTTGTTGAGATTTGTGGACGTCAaacaaaatattctttttttctttttctttggtaaacaaattcaaatcatTTCAATGGTAGTTGCTCGCCTATTGGCTTACCTGCTGCCTTTTGGATCTTGTTCCTTTATAGGAATGGCAACTAGAAGAACTTGAAATGCTACACTGTGATGATTCTAAGCTTCTCCGGATGCATCCTACCATATCTGTTGGCATGACAACCGTATAGGTGACCAAATCAAAGTCCGGGACCTATTAAGACATAACTACAGTTATTTCATTTTCTATTGCAGAAATTTAACAACCACATGCGCTCTTTTAGAAAAGATATCAAGTGCAATATGAAAGAGGACTATATGCGCCGATTTCTTACATTTAATTGCTTAGATCTGGCTTTTTTCGATAGTGCTCGTATGCAGATGCAGACTTTCCGAATATCTCTTTTCTCAACAACATCCGATGGGGAAAAGAGATCAATACCATTCAATCCCAAGATTTTGCAAACCTAGAAAAGGAAGTGTGACAAAAAAAACCAAGTAAGACACAGAAAGGCAGTAGAGAAATCAACTTTTGATTATAACACAAGGTGACAAATTTATGGTACAGAGATGATGCTTTAGCATGAACCAACACTTCCagcatttcaaaattattggtTAATATAGGGAgacataatttttgtttttactcTTCCAAATAGGTTATTAACCTGACTACACAAGCAGCAATGCTTCATTTGCAGCCACAAGCAAAGGAAGGATCACAATAATCAAAGATGAAATACTTGTGCAATTATCTTAGAAGCATTGAACCATGGACACATTAGTGCAAGCGAAAAGCTGAGGGAACTGAATGGGGTTGCATGAGAGGTGAAACATAATTTGGACATTTCAATCTCTCCAACAACTAAATGTTAACTCCATCCCAGCCTTCCACTCACAATATCTAGTTGAAAACAACTTTCCTTGTCAAGACGGATGGATTGCATTATCCACAGTAGTTAACATCCAATCTTTCTGTGCTAAAAGCATTTGAAATTGCCTCTCAACTTACTTGAGATTTACAATTTTGAATAGACACTTCTTGTATGATACTAATTAGCAGAGAATGAATTACCATTGTCTTCATGATGCTCATTATGATATATCCACCAGAATtcctatttaaaaaaaaaaagtttgtagTCCTAGATTCAATCAAGCAAATAAGCCCAGAAGTTTAGTTCAATAAATAAATGTCCGATGGTTGGtcttttgattttccttttttttttttgtgtaagtgGGAGGGCTCATACCCCggacctctcacttacactccctCTCCCCAAACCAAACAACCCATCCGTCCCCCTAGTCTTGATTTAGATACACCAAACCAGTATTTCTTGCTACAACTCATCCAATTGCAACAAACACCAAGTTAAATTCTATTTCAGGTTAAGAATCTTACGGgcttatttttgttaagttctaaaaaatgtaaaagaatTTGGGTTGACATAATTTGTGTCAACTTAACCAGCTAATTATGCTACAAGTAAATAATATTTGCGGACCATGTGTAGAAATCATTGCATAGAAACATGCACATGAAGCTAGCTTTACCTTAAGAAATGAGTCAACATTAGAGTAAGGCTTGTATCTCCCACTGCTCTTCCTCGAACCAAGAGGGCTTTGATAAGCTTTTATTTGTCTAAGCTCCACAGACTTCTCCAACAACATATTCCACACCATTTTAGAGACTTCAAAGCTAACAATTCAACCAAACGTTAAAGCAATTGATAGCTAGTAATTAAACTTTATTGAATATACAAATTGCAATCTTTGGCATAAAGTCTGGCACTATCAGATGATAAACATGTACTATTAACACGTCTTCTTTAACACTACTCTGAAAAACAGTCAAAGAAATTTCATAAGAAAACATAATTTTGCAGTTTGATTAGTCTAATCCAGAAGCATTTCAACTTTCCTAATCTtttgaaacaagttttcagATATAAAACTGGTGAAACTTGTGTCCATGGCTGCACCAATTGGCACCTCCTAAATCTACACGTTCCTCAAAATataacaaaatacaaaagatggAATGAGTATCAAGAAAGGATAAAATAAAGCTTCAGACAGGAATTTGAAGACCAACGTTTCTGTTTTGCCCAAAAAATCAGTACAAAGGACACCTAACTTAAACTATCCTTGAAAACGAAGCCATTAGTAGAACAAACAATGCAACAGCTTGACTCTTGAAAACATATGGCTCTTAAGTCATACTCACACTCGAGGGACCAAATTGCACAGCAAAAACTAGTCCATAACTTAATTGTTAAAATTGGTAGTCCACTTTTTGTTTATGGGACTCCATTTGATTCATGTTCTTTTGCAAAAATTACAAACAAGATGGAGTGCCATTAAAAATAATTGGAGTACCATTTAACAATGCCCAAGCCAGTATACCATGTAAGTTAAGTTCTTGGATGGTAATAATCAAAGTTTCTAAAAATATCGAAAAACTCGTACAAGGTaactcaaaagttttcaaaaaattgACACATCTATTGACACCAAAAAAATTACTCCATTATCAAAATAAACCATGACTACCAGATAATTTATCTAGGCCTCACAaaatttctctgtttttttatttcttccttcttcttatTTTACTTCTTGAAATCTAATGAAAAACGAAAAGCTCTGAAGCTATagacaaaataacaaaaagggAAGAACTTACAGCAGCTCCCCATCGGCAAGCATATCGGAAATATTCATCCCTTCATCCAATCTTATCTTCAACACCTCTCCTAACCATATCCTCGTTTGTGTCTGGAATGTGTTAAAAATCACGATTATGATCTCATTAATCAAAAAAATTCTCATTTCTTGGAAATCAATCTGGCAAATACAAGTAGATTAATCTAAATAATCTTAAATATTAATCACACgctacaaaaaaaattaaacgtACCTGCAAGAAGACATCGTCGAGCTCACGGAAGCAGGACTCGgcggaagaaggagaagaatcaACAGTGCTGACCACCGTGGCGACTGAGCTGCTGTAGCTGCTGCTGCGGCGGCCCCGACCGCCCATTTATTAATTTCCCGCCTAAAAACCAGGAATTTCGTGAGAAAACGGTGGACTGAATATACTGCTTAGGACTTGTGAATccgctttttctttcttttttcgttGAACAATGCAAATGAACATTCAGCTGATAAGTCTCTGCTGCTAAATTGGCATTAACAGTAGAGTATGAGTGGGCAATACAAATGGACAATGGTTCTTGAATAGCGTAATACAAGACCGAAAGACGAACAAAACTATTTAATACTCAAATTACATTTGGATAAGGAAGAGTTGACGCAAATTTGGTTAGTTAGCTAAGGCTAAATAGTAATTTATATTagataaactttcaaattcgaCTCAAATTCACCTTGATAAGTATGCAAGtaaattttataatatataaaaagttCCAATTATTCAAACTCAATTCTCAACTAGATAAAAAGCCGATTTGAGCTTGACTTGGGAAGTAAATAAGTCAACAaagtttcaaatttctcaaaataattaaataatcttGAATACTAAAATATTCGGCTTATTTAAGCTCATTTACACCCTTATTGATAATAGATAAATTATTGGTATAATTTTGTAACAGAATGTAATTATCTTTATGAGACCTTATTGAATGTCACACCTCTGTTGTATAAGTTCTTCTCCTTTTTTCTGTGGAAATTGTAGGGAAAAGTGAGATGAGTATGAAGAGTAAATACTCTATTCGTGGCAAATCCTACACCAAGATGAACACTAAAAAGTAATGGGAAGTACAGGATGCAAAAAAGTATTAAACATGAGCTTTATTGGTTTATAAATGTATTTGTATTCTACGAGGATAATTCTACTATTACCTTTGATAGAAAGAATATCTGATATATCTCTATTGGAGGAATACCTATAATCTAAAGTTTTGGAGCACTATTTGCTTAGAAAGTACTCTATCTTATGTACgcattttggtaaattttgttTTGCATTACTCTATTATACAAAGGGTCTTTCTAGTTGGTATCTATTGGGCActcattaaaatatatttttaataccTGTTGGGCACTCAGAGAGGAAATTAACATCTCTATTATACCCTTTATACACTTCATATGATTTCCaaagagaaaattttaaaaatttaaaaattcaaaGGCAAATGATCGGTTTCTTAATCTACATTGAGAAGCAATCATGGAAAGAATATACTTCTAGTTGGTCAAACATCATTTTTTGCATGCAAAGTTGACCATGAAAATTAAATTTCTACTGTTCAAAATGATTAAGGTCTTTTTTAATGCAGTACTTCTTAGTACATCTAACTACATCCAATTTACTATTTGAATGTACAAACTCACATTCAATACACCTCTCCTCTACATTTAAATACCTTTTCAAGTTAATTTcgcttttgttaaaaaaaattcacacgTGAGACCAATAACAAAACCCAATTAACTATTATATTTTGACATTGGTAACTTATTTCAATTGAGAGTCCGATGACAAAATGGATAAGAACAAGAGATATGGATGATTGTCAACCGTTCAAAAGACTTATGACCTAAAATTTGTCAATaagacaaaaattcaaaatataatgacaaaaaaaaatataatgtgTAACTTTGACTCAACTAAGATGTATAAATCCACATGAACACTAATTGAATATAAACTTTTTCTATAAAAATGCTCAAATAGTTAATAATAAATTATAACCTGTTTAAAAACTCTTACACCGTACAAAAACGACTAAACTAACAATTGTTATTGTGACAGACTACCGTTCTAAGATGTAAAATGATGGGCTTGGCTACTCTTGGCGTGCTAAATATTATGGCAGTGTTGTATTAATTACGGTGAAATAATGAGCCGCGTGGAGCATGGGCCTGTGTTTGTGTGTACAGTCCTGAATCATAAAAAATTGTGGAGTTTACATCAATAATTGTTTGTTAAGAATATAAACTCTTTTGAGCCTTGCGTGGCCGGTCCGGCGTTAGAAAGAAACAAACGGCTGATTTTGTTACAGGAAGCTTTTTGTGCTTACATGGGCGTGGACAGCCTTTTCACCATTCACCCTGTTGAGACAGATGTATATCTTGTGGGCCTTGGTTTTGATCTGTTATTTTCTTAAGTTAGTGGCCCATAAATTACAGGAAGTTGCTGTCTAATCTTTTCAAAGTTAACTCGGTTGGAGTTAtcggttttctttttctttagatGGCAACGTTCTATAATTATTCCTACACTATATAAGGAAGGGATAGGTCCAATGCAGCTATTGGAACCATAAGGTACTAAACCACATCCCAACTACTAAATGGGTGTACTATAACACCCCCTGAATTTAATAAGTTTAGAATTCTTGACTAGAGAATTTTAATAACCCAAGCAGCACCCCAAGAGGGCGAATCAAAAGGGATTAAATCACTTATATACTAAATGGGTGCACTATAGTAGGGGAGATATCGAGCCTACTCGCGAGCAGCTCGGCCAAAAGCTTGATTCGAACTCGGTCAaatcgagttcgagtcgagttcgagcaacTCGATAAGgttatcgagtcgagttcgagcatcCAGAAGTGATGCTCGAAGGCTCGACGAGCCTTATCGagcattttaattttaattatttaatattttaattttaattatttaatatattattattataaaattaccTTTATACCCAAAAGAATTGTCGAATTTACGAAATGTTTCACgtcatataaaaattttaaaagggtAATAATGTAGTTTTGCTCAAaaattatcaagaaaatgatattTAATAACTCGAGCTTGAACGAGCTCGAGCgagctcgataaggctcgaATGGATTCGAGCCCatacgagtcgagctcgagtattgcGAACaagtttcgagctcgagctcgagcttcaaTAATACTACtcgctcgagctcgagtactcCTATCTGTATgtcaagtcgagctcgagtatggcGATACTCGAGCTCTACTCGACTCGATTACACCTCTACACTATAGTACTCGctgaatttaaaaaatttagaatttctGGTGCTTGATACTAGCAAGGGAATTATGATCCCCCAACCAGCACTCCAGGGACTTTAAGTCTCTTCTAGTGGGCACTGGATCAATGGCTAAAACAAATTATAAATGTTTCCCAGCTATAATACTTCTTTTTGTGTCTTgcctcttaaattttttttggtgtatTTCCTAGTAATTTATggaataaaaaaagaagaagaaaatactAACAGTTAAAAGAGTACTAATTTATTTCTTGTCTCCTAGATTCATCTTTTTGTTtcgtgtaacttttttttcttgggtTGATTCATTTGTAGTTCATGGTATAAACaaagaagttaaaaaaaaaatccttgaaACTAGTTGGAGAGTATAGCAATAGAATCCATCGATCCAGTATGGTGTCTCACAATTTGGTTATTGGTTTCCATTtacaagtttttctttttggattaaACACTGGAGTTAGCCTAAAGAAGGACTCTTAGAGATCCTCCTCCTATTAGGTTCAAGGTTTGAATTTTAGATTTGGCAGTTAGGAGTGAAaagattaggaaaaaaaatgtttgtAAACAGTTTTcctctcttatttttcttttcatctgcTAAGGTATTTTCTCACATTGGTTCAGTGAATTGTTGGATTCCAATTCAGTAGAACATTGCAAAAGCGAGAAAGGTGTGTGCATTGATAATGATATTCATTTTTCTGCATTTAGGTTCTTCACATGGCTAAGTTAGTTCATAATAGTAGAAAATGCTCCTTAAGTTTAATATAATAGTTCCTGCAAATTATGGGATTTAGTCTGTATTGGGATTATATCCTGGATAAAGTATGGTTCAGATAGTTGTTTTTATCTGGTTCTTCATGCAATGTGATTTGGGATTTGATTTTTCATTGGGTGTACATGATTTGATAGTTATTTGTATTTGTAGATTTTAGACTTGGTGTCTTTCATATTAATATGTGTATTGGTTGATTTAGTTCTTTTGTGATTTAAATGATTTAAACTTCTAATTAATTCAAAAAGTCTTCCAAGTTTAATGCATGATCTTCACCAGTTATCTCTATTAGACCAACTGCTTCCAAGTTTCAATATCAAAGAGTAGAGCAAAATGACCCATAAAGTTTTAGCTATTCTGCTAAGATCTATTGCACATATAATTTCATAACTTTCTTATTTTAAGTTCGAATACCTCTTCATGTGTCAGTTGTGTCGTATTCTTCAACATTGCAAAAGATAGCAGTGACCGTTGCTGCAACTTTGTGCAAATAAAGTCAGTGACTCTTTTTCCTTATTTCACTAACTTCCCCTCactttttctaatttatttctggtttttattAATTTTCATTATTTCATTAATGTAACTTGTACACCTACCTCAAGGGCATTTATGGGAACAAATTGCCCTCTCTTTtctaaaaacacttttttatgttcaCTTTTGACATCATGGGCTGATTTTGTTACAAATCCTAAACCTCGAGGGAGGTCAATGTAATTGTagaaacctcaggagaggtcaatgaaattatcagaaacctcagaggaggtttctgaaattatccctaaagaaatatctgaattctgaagtttTGACTTTCTTGGTTTTGCAAGCATCACAGCGTGAAGCTGTAGCCGGGGAAAACTTCATTGACAAAGTTTTCATTGTGGGTCTGTAGAGGAGAGACGGAAACCTTTATGGTAGGAAGCCCATTGACCGCTTCTACCATAGGAAGCCATGCAGAGCTGGACATGTGTATTTGGTCCAAAAGCAGTCATGTGGCAGTGGTAATGTGCGTGAAGAAAGATTTGTACCAGATTTGCCCTTTGTATTAACaaagtagtattagcaaaggaatgACAAAGCATTACAAAACAATTAATAAGTAATAAACTTCATATGGGCAAATGGGCATTACCTATTCAAAATACTAGCTTTTTGTGGacattttactctcaaacattcaatttataataaatatattaatgtttttaagtaaaattcaaaaagtgttacaataaattcttacaaaaaaaaaactagtaggctatctatttaacataaattaaaaattttttaaacaagAAATATCCTGtaaagtaccaactttttatggtTTTTCTCTATTACAATAACCAAGTACCAGGTTTTTATagatattttattctgaataaTTTAATTCATGTTAGATATataaatatttgcaaataaaattcaaaagccgTTACACACATATTTTTACGAAACGAAAACTagcatgttttgtatttaatataaatgaagTATTTGAAAGTAAACAAAATTGTCCATAACATACCAATTCTTTACGAGTTTCTTCCATTATATGAATAAACAACTTGCTATTTATGAGCATTTTACTTTGAAtcaattaatttatattaaatacataaatgtttataagtgaaattcaaaaagtgttacactaatattattACGAAAAGGaaactagtaggttttgtatttaacataaattaaatacgtgaaagtaaaaaaagaaattacccactTTTTACTAGTTCTTTACGGGTTTCTCCTATTATATGAATAAAGACTAGCTATTTATaggcattttactctgaatcatataatttatgttaaatatataaatatttgtaagtaaaatttaaaatgtgatacactaatatttttacgaaaggaaaacaagtaggttttatatttaatataaattaaatacgtgTATACTATATTAATAACTATAATGGAGGTTAAAATAATTGTGAGCTGTCtattgtataattattttaactAATAACTGTGTACGTGTATACAGGTTATACATAGTATACACATATTATATTAGTTATTAATATTAGTTAAAATAatagaggaaagtcataaagaactgGCTCTTTATGGGACAATAGACAAGGAAAACGCAAAGCCATATAGAACCATTGTATGTCATTTGGTACCATTTTAATACTCTACCATTTTCAAGACATTGATCAAACATGATCAGGtcaatttctttcattttctccaAAAACTCTCCTTTGTTCTTCTTGTATCTTTTTCGTTTTCAATACAtcaatttggaccaaaaaaataaaataaaattcaaaatatgTAAATGACTCATAAATTTAGTCAAAAACACTTTATAGTCAACACAACATTATCTTTGTAACTtgcaaaaacttcaaaaaaaaatttgaatactAAACTATTGGTATTTAAAAAATGCACTATATTTTATTGAATCATAATAAATCCttatactttttatttttaattgttattAATATACTCAAGTTTTGGTAATAAAAAGTAAGACAACAAAAGGGTCAATTTGGAATTACATTTTTTAATAtactcaaaatgaattttttaaattatattttaaaatgagTTGTAAATAGACAAATAGTTTAAAGTAAGGAAGGCAAGCCAGTTTCACAccccaaaaacccaaaaaaaaaaaaaagagggaggcAAGTGAGATTTTTCAATATTTGTGAGTGCCAAGttaaataatttcataaacctccggGGAGATTtataaaattatccaaaaaaaaatttagaatgaaaaaGTTGCTTTTTATACCGGTTCTAAAGGTTAATTGAGACTAAATAAATTAGGTATCTTGAGTTTGCAAAAACAATTTCTTGCATATCTATAGCTAGTGGAAACGGAGTTTAAACTTACTATAGGTTAGTTTCTTGATTTCCATTGTATTCTAAAGGGTAATTTGCCATTCAATCTAATTTTATTCTGATTTTATCCAACTAATAAATTAgcttatggaaaaatgggtaaatggataatttatggaggaaagccataaaaaacTGGTGTTGTATTTTTCACactggtttatttttattttatccgataaagaACTTTGTTTATCTGAAAATGGGtgctctgttcttataatggaggaaaggcaAAATGAGCTGGTGTTTTATTCGAAAAcaccaactttttttttatcttatccgataaataaatttgtttatgaaaaaatgagtactctgttcttataatggaggaaagtcataaagagttggtgttttattgaaaaacggatttatttttattttatctgataaataacTTTGTTTATGGAAAAATGAGTGCTATGTTCTTATATTGGAGAACAACTATAAATAACTTTAGCATCACGTTGCAGCCATGTTATTGTGAAGAAGAGACTAGGTTATCATGGCTGCAGCGGCATCCCTTCATCCAACTAATGGAGGGCTGGCGCCTCCGCCCACCAGGTCGTTTGCGGACATCCTCCCACAACACCCGCGGCCACCACCAGTAACAAACCAAAACATTAGTCGCTCTTTACAACTAGACCAGATTGCTATTGTGAAGGAGGCCGCCACCCATAAGGGTAAACCAGCAGTATTTTTCTCTGAGGCGGAAGTGAAGGAACTATCAAAACCCTTTCAACACACACTCGCTGGGAAGTTTTCAAAAGGGAGGCCAAATATGGAATCGCTATGCAAAGAGTTCACGGCTATCGGCTTCAAAGGTGAGTACTCCGTCGAACTGCTTGACCATCGCCATGTTTTGCTTCGGTTCGCTGGTGAGGAGGATTACCTCCGCTGCTGGCTACGGGGGATATGGTATTTTCAGGGTTTTTCGATGCGGGTTCTTAAATGGTCCCCCCTTTTCTCAGTAGAGGCAGAATCGCCTGTGGTTCCAGTTTGGGTCTCGCTTCCACGCTTACCCGTACATCTATTCAGCAAGGGTCCTCTCTTTTCCATTGCTCGGCTTATTGGGGAGCCTCTAAA
The genomic region above belongs to Coffea arabica cultivar ET-39 chromosome 7c, Coffea Arabica ET-39 HiFi, whole genome shotgun sequence and contains:
- the LOC113698079 gene encoding uncharacterized protein isoform X2, whose translation is MGGRGRRSSSYSSSVATVVSTVDSSPSSAESCFRELDDVFLQTQTRIWLGEVLKIRLDEGMNISDMLADGELLFEVSKMVWNMLLEKSVELRQIKAYQSPLGSRKSSGRYKPYSNVDSFLKVCKILGLNGIDLFSPSDVVEKRDIRKVCICIRALSKKARSKQLNVPDFDLVTYTVVMPTDMVGCIRRSLESSQCSISSSSSCHSYKGTRSKRQQKTLIPSYSGHYDSCSEESDEAESAYCGRESYSLFTEKFDHPATLNSCKEDSPGAFSAVRPYTARQAASRSDMRNGLGIHCSSYNYRNGYQADNLHANNDLRLTYNNNASDLADIDYALGKDASNILDSLGENVAEGDFIADYLAFSDSVVLRNDGNSPIFFDGEDNICNFFMSMDSHGLGSKQKVSQNGFSHRYSDDMEDVEVASMASMTSVLGRVLNLEFDDQYNYGDSSIVELNSIEFLGNETDDQGKGFHTEGQTQDSPPYDIMSDRSGTDIKESQSKMVLENEGFCTASLSTCAENGQPSARESEKFEVCGHSQIYLGSMHPASCAGLASAEDDEEDISSGDLKKAVMGMCELDPYLEQGKDQSPLETLHHNNFWEAKVSCCRCPMKGNEIHVCSMQYEDVIVRDITCQESQHLQKDSLCNHDFASPANECKSMASSSSKNSQDVNGAGHQASTGDNKTNQHLSGDGNEDGRNQSNLDICAANALDEEEDAGGGLKEDRFLRGSLLKTFVKGTTLAGVLFLILHIRRGKEQANKPEKPPKTRQFGGAKHASLKAKFSRSNGTYPAEKLKFGN
- the LOC113698079 gene encoding uncharacterized protein isoform X1 yields the protein MGGRGRRSSSYSSSVATVVSTVDSSPSSAESCFRELDDVFLQTQTRIWLGEVLKIRLDEGMNISDMLADGELLFEVSKMVWNMLLEKSVELRQIKAYQSPLGSRKSSGRYKPYSNVDSFLKVCKILGLNGIDLFSPSDVVEKRDIRKVCICIRALSKKARSKQLNVPDFDLVTYTVVMPTDMVGCIRRSLESSQCSISSSSSCHSYKGTRSKRQQKTLIPSYSGHYDSCSEESDEAESAYCGRESYSLFTEKFDHPATLNSCKEDSPGAFSAVRPYTARQAASRSDMRNGLGIHCSSYNYRNGYQADNLHANNDLRLTYNNNASDLADIDYALGKDASNILDSLGENVAEGDFIADYLAFSDSVVLRNDGNSPIFFDGEDNICNFFMSMDSHGLGSKQKVSQNGFSHRYSDDMEDVEVASMASMTSVLGRVLNLEFDDQYNYGDSSIVELNSIEFLGNETDDQGKGFHTEGQTQDSPPYDIMSDRSGTDIKESQSKMVLENEGFCTASLSTCAENGQPSARESEKFEVCGHSQIYLGSMHPASCAGLASAEDDEEDISSGDLKKAVMGMCELDPYLEQGKDQSPLETLHHNNFWEAKVSCCRCPMKGNEIHVCSMQYEDVIVRDITCQESQHLQKDSLCNHDFASPANECKSMASSSSKNSQDVNGAGHQASTGDNKTNQHLSGDGNEDGRNQSNLDICAANALDEEEDAGGGLKEDRFLRGSLLKTFVKGTTLAGVLFLILHISRRGKEQANKPEKPPKTRQFGGAKHASLKAKFSRSNGTYPAEKLKFGN